Proteins co-encoded in one Medicago truncatula cultivar Jemalong A17 chromosome 8, MtrunA17r5.0-ANR, whole genome shotgun sequence genomic window:
- the LOC11406666 gene encoding uncharacterized protein: MDIKSECNSSRKTKELGRFCYEIEHTNSLSATTRSSKFRWKMLWMKLKKEKKKLLESTSSPLQQDPYDPFTYSQNFEQGTVFDEPDYLSRSFSVRFADPCKFINYQKK; encoded by the coding sequence ATGGATATCAAAAGCGAGTGCAATTCTAGCAGGAAGACCAAAGAATTGGGAAGATTTTGCTATGAAATCGAGCACACAAACTCTCTATCAGCAACTACAAGATCAAGTAAATTTAGATGGAAAATGTTGTGGATGAAGCtcaagaaagagaagaagaagctaCTTGAGTCTACATCATCACCTTTGCAGCAGGATCCTTATGATCCTTTCACTTATTCTCAGAATTTTGAACAAGGGACAGTGTTTGATGAACCAGATTACCTGTCTAGATCTTTCTCTGTTCGGTTTGCCGATCCttgtaaatttattaattatcaaAAGAAATGA
- the LOC11406667 gene encoding FRIGIDA-like protein 4a has protein sequence MATQLVATTISSETNKVHQFFNELESQKNTLIKCTDLFTKLNNHFSFLQDSISQKFQTLDSQFQSLESRHKETLESLANQENSIPERESSAAARIDEQKEAALAALRNPNPPSNIAAALKSLSRKMDAESLLMFVISKRKESIMLRPEIAAALKEAVDAPRLVLDAVEEYLTCKTEGKSGVTDKRWACGLLIQGLISESSVYSRTIVERAGSLLDLWKEQLDGEPEKGAAEMVMFLQMVVCFGLRSKVDDEYLRKSVMKFASRRDMAKVAASLEFGDKMIDIIDELVKNGKEMEAVYFASESGLTERFKPIELLNSYVRNYENNVATILKSGNNSQVATDEANTLELTSIKDVIKCVEDHKLESKFRLDKLKRRVSQLDKNKFERKNTSSFGSGSGSGSRPPRKRGGRGTSSSRPAKSAKTSVYPSSFSRLSRRNNLAPVHPSPIARYSAPLHYQSQNMLENSTAANPYAGTYGTSITQSPAGIGMAQQHYSYPVDNLGPSSYLSSSSYAGQTNYGQYDYGSAAPPTYPYTTDQTSYRG, from the exons ATGGCGACTCAATTGGTTGCAACAACAATCTCATCAGAAACTAACAAAGTTCATCAATTTTTCAACGAATTAGAATCTCAAAAGAACACTCTCATCAAATGCACCGACCTATTCACAAAACTCAACaatcatttctcttttcttcaaGATTCCATTTCTCAGAAATTCCAAACCCTAGATTCCCAATTTCAATCCCTCGAATCACGCCACAAAGAAACCCTAGAATCTCTCGCCAACCAAGAAAATTCCATCCCTGAACGTGAATCCTCCGCCGCCGCACGCATCGATGAACAGAAAGAAGCCGCACTCGCTGCCCTCCGTAACCCTAATCCACCGTCCAATATCGCAGCTGCGCTTAAATCGCTGTCGAGGAAAATGGACGCTGAATCTCTGCTTATGTTTGTAATTTCGAAGAGGAAAGAGTCGATAATGTTGAGGCCGGAGATAGCGGCAGCGTTAAAAGAGGCTGTGGATGCTCCGAGATTGGTGCTGGATGCTGTGGAAGAGTATCTGACGTGTAAAACAGAGGGGAAGTCTGGTGTTACTGATAAGAGATGGGCCTGTGGGCTTTTGATTCAAGGGTTGATTTCGGAGTCGAGTGTGTATTCAAGAACGATTGTGGAGAGAGCTGGGAGTCTTTTGGATTTGTGGAAGGAGCAGCTTGATGGGGAACCGGAGAAAGGTGCTGCTGAAATGGTGATGTTTTTGCAGATGGTTGTGTGTTTTGGGTTAAGGTCGAAAGTCGATGATGAGTATTTGAGGAAATCGGTGATGAAGTTTGCTTCTAGGAGGGATATGGCTAAGGTTGCTGCTTCCTTAGAATTTGGAGACAAGATGATAG ATATTATAGATGAATTAGTAAAAAATGGCAAAGAGATGGAAGCTGTTTATTTTGCTTCAGAATCTGGTTTGACCGAAAGATTTAAACCAATTGAGCTACTCAATTCTTATGTTCGGAACTACGAAAATAATGTTGCTACCATATTGAAAAGCGGAAATAACAGTCAGGTCGCAACG GATGAGGCAAATACTTTGGAGTTGACTTCGATTAAGGATGTAATCAAATGTGTGGAAGATcacaaacttgaatcaaaatTTAGACTTGATAAATTGAAAAGACGGGTTTCCCAGTTGGACAAAAACAAGTTTGAGCGAAAGAATACTTCATCATTTGGAAGTGGAAGTGGAAGTGGAAGTAGACCACCTCGAAAGCGTGGCGGTCGAGGGACAAGCTCTTCCCGTCCAGCCAAGTCAGCCAAAACTAGTGTATACCCGTCATCTTTTAGTCGCCTTAGTCGTAGGAACAATCTGGCTCCTGTGCATCCTAGCCCTATTGCAAGATATTCTGCACCATTACACTACCAAAGCCAGAATATGCTGGAAAATTCAACTGCTGCTAATCCATACGCAGGAACCTATGGAACCTCTATCACTCAAAGCCCAGCTGGAATAGGAATGGCACAACAACACTACTCATACCCTGTCGACAATTTAGGCCCCTCTAGTTATCTATCCAGTAGTTCTTATGCAGGACAGACTAACTACGGGCAATATGATTACGGAAGTGCTGCTCCACCAACTTATCCATACACAACAGATCAAACCAGCTACAGGGGTTGA
- the LOC11409735 gene encoding aldehyde dehydrogenase family 2 member C4, giving the protein MTGPVNGEPTIKFTKLFIDGDFVDSVTGKTFETIDPRTGEVIARISEGTKEDIDVAVKAARYAFDFGPWPRLPGAERAKLMMKFADLIDENIEELAALDAIDAGKLYHMCKALDIPSAANTLRYYAGAADKIHGEVLKVAREFHAYTLMEPIGVVGHIIPWNFPTSLFFVKVSPCLAAGCTMVVKPAEQTPLSALFYAHLAKLAGIPDGVINVVPGFGATAGAAVSSHMDIDAVSFTGSTQTGREIMQAAAKSNLKHVSLELGGKSPLIIFDDADIDKATELALLGILFNKGEVCVASSRVFVQEGIYDEFEKKLVEKAKTWVIGDPFDPKVQQGPQVDKKQFEKVLSYIEHGKKEGATLLTGGKTVGNKGYYIEPTIFSNIKDDMVIAQDEIFGPVMALKKFKTIEEAIKSANNTRYGLAAGIVTKNLDIANTVSRSIRAGTIWINCYFAFGDDIPFGGYKMSGFGRDYGLEALHKYLQVKSVVTPIYNSPWL; this is encoded by the exons ATGACTGGCCCAGTTAATGGCGAACCCACCATCAAGTTCACCAAGTTATTCATCGATGGAGATTTTGTGGATTCGGTTACAG GCAAGACATTTGAAACAATAGATCCAAGAACAGGAGAAGTTATAGCAAGGATCAGCGAAGGAACCAAAGAAGACATTGATGTTGCTGTAAAGGCAGCTCGTTATGCATTTGACTTTGGTCCTTGGCCCCGCCTGCCTGGTGCT GAAAGAGCAAAACTTATGATGAAATTTGCGGACCTAATTGATGAAAACATAGAAGAGCTAGCAGCACTTGATGCCATTGATGCAGGAAAGTTGTACCATATGTGTAAGGCTCTTGACATTCCCTCAGCAGCAAATACACTTCGTTACTATGCAGGTGCAGCTGATAAAATTCATGGAGAGGTATTAAAAGTTGCAAGAGAGTTCCATGCTTATACATTGATGGAACCAATTGGTGTTGTTGGACACATTATTCCTTGGAACTTTCCCACTTCCCTGTTCTTTGTCAAGGTTAGCCCTTGCTTAGCTGCTGGGTGCACCATGGTCGTCAAACCTGCTGAGCAAACACCTCTATCTGCTTTGTTTTATGCTCATCTAGCTAAATTG GCTGGAATCCCAGATGGAGTGATCAATGTAGTACCCGGATTTGGAGCTACTGCTGGTGCTGCAGTGAGCTCACACATGGACATTGATGCG GTTAGCTTTACTGGTTCAACACAAACTGGGCGTGAGATAATGCAAGCTGCAGCTAAGAGTAACTTGAAACATGTTTCACTTGAATTAGGAGGCAAGTCACCCCTCATAATATTTGATGATGCTGATATTGACAAAGCTACTGAACTTGCTCTATTAGGCATCCTATTTAACAAG GGAGAAGTGTGTGTTGCAAGTTCACGTGTGTTTGTTCAAGAAGGGATCTATGAtgaatttgagaaaaaattggTAGAAAAGGCTAAAACTTGGGTCATTGGAGACCCATTTGATCCTAAAGTTCAGCAAGGACCTCAA GTTGACAAGAAACAATTTGAAAAAGTTCTTTCATATATAGAGCATGGGAAGAAAGAAGGAGCTACCCTTTTGACTGGGGGTAAAACAGTGGGAAACAAAGGATACTATATTGAACCAACAATTTTCTCCAATATAAAG GATGATATGGTTATAGCACAGGATGAAATATTTGGTCCTGTGATGGCACTGAAGAAGTttaa GACTATTGAGGAAGCAATTAAGAGTGCTAATAATACAAGATATGGACTAGCAGCAGGTATTGTGACAAAGAATTTGGATATTGCAAACACAGTGTCAAGATCCATTCGTGCAGGCACTATTTGGATAAACTGTTATTTTGCTTTTGGAGATGATATTCCTTTTGGAGGATATAAAATGAGTGGATTTGGAAGAGATTATGGATTAGAAGCCCTTCACAAGTATCTACAAGTTAAATCTGTTGTTACTCCCATTTATAATTCTCCCTGGCTCTAA